TGGCTACAACGTTCAGTCCGGCCGGGGTCCTGTTTCGTTAGCCATCGGTTAGTGCTCTTCGCCAGTGAAGCGATAGCGTTCGCTGTCTCCGTCGTCATCCTCGTCCTCCTCAGAGTCGTTTAGTGCCGCGAAAGCAGCACGTTCCTTTTTGTCCCTCCGCACATCAAGAAGCTGACTGCCCAGCGTGTGTTTCGGAGAGTAGCAATATTGCAAGTACGCCTCGAACAGGGCCAGATTCGGGGCGCCGCGTGCGAGCAGCTCCGGCAGATGTTTCTTATAGAGCTGGCTTAGAGCTTCGGGCGTGATGACATATAGTCGCTTGCTACCGTGAATCTCCACCGCTGCCTGCAACCAACCGACGTCGATCCAGTGGTGGATCTCAGTCTTCCGAATCCGTAGAGCTACAGAGAGACTCTCAATCGAGAAACGATCGCAACGGATGTCACGCAAGCTGAGGTTGTGCCGTCTGAGCATGCTTCGTATCGCCTGTGGCGTGCGATGCAGCTTCTTTGCGACTTCTTCAATTGATTTTCTAACGAGCTCTTCGCGTACCTCTTCAACCTCTTCATCTTTCCAGCGACGATGGTCGGTTGATCGCTTCAGCGCGTGCTGAATAATAAAACGCCAGCACTGGTCTTTTGTCCTTCCGGTGCGACGCTGGAGCCGTACGACGAGTTCCTCAAGTTTGTTGCCCGACAAGACCCTAGCCTGCGCAGCCATGGCATGTGCTTCCGGGCCCCAGTCGGTAGCCAGTGTCAACGAGTTTGATTGAGTCGTCATGCAAGACATATGTCAGTGCGAGCAACAGACATCCCCCTTCGTCTATAGAGCCGTCGAATCGAGAACAAACGAACATGTCAATCTGCAAAACGATGTCTTTGTGTGGATCTTTGCTACTATCGCAAGTGATTAAGCATCAAACTGGAAGCCTGGCTTCCGTTAGGTGATATGTCAACCTTCATGGATTAGCTAATGTTTTCACCGTCTCCCTCTGACCTTATTTGGGCCATCGGATTCGCTCCTCAGAGCCGCTGGATCGCTCCGGTAGTACGTGCTGCCGTTCGCGGTGCATGGCCGGAGGCGCAACAGATTGCCCATAACCAACTGGGCGACGAGACACTGGCACCTGAATTAATGGAAATCGCAATTCAGCAGACCGCCGAATACCTTGCCGATTCTCCTCCCATCGAAGTCGAAGCCGCTCAAGTTCATCTGGAGCGCTTCTATCGCAACGCAGTGAGGAGGAGGAAGAGGGCAAACCAACGGTTGTCATTCCGCGGTACCGCCAACGATATCGAATTCCTCCTGCCACCCACTAAATCCTTTGAGGACGAGGTGGAGGCCGAGATCGACCTCGATACAATTCTCGATGAGACGCCGCAAGACCTGCGCCATGCGATGCTGATGCGCTTCGGAGCACGCAGTTCGTGGAAGGATGTGTCCGTCGAGTCATCCAAGTCGATCGATGCCATTCGTATGGGGTGCCATCGTGAGATAGACCGCATTCGTAGAAGGCTCGGTATCAGGGTTCGCGGGCGCAAACGTTAAGTTACAAACATTCCCCTATAGAGGAAAGGTAATCGTGAATCAGTTGCCAGGCTTCAGGGAGGACGACGAGAACAACACGCTCACCTTTGAGCGCTGGGAGGCATATGTCGTCGAGCACTATCCCAACCCTGAGAGGCTAGGCTGCCCTGGCGACGATGTGCTGAAGCGGTTCGTCGATACCCCGGCCGCGGTTGGACTTGACCAACTTAATGACACACACATTACACGATGCAGGGAGTGTACCCTCGAATTGAGGCGACTGCGAGAGAGCCGTGAGCAGCTGATCGCGACAGCCCGCGCACAGTCGATGTCGACTCGCTCGAAAGCCCTGGGCTTTCTGATAGCTGCGTGTCTTGTGATTGCGGTGGGTATTGGTTTCCGGAAGATCGAGAGCGCCAGGCAAGCAACCTCCAATGCTTCGATCGCAAAGGTAGATGTGGATCTGAGTGGGGATGGCGTGGTCCGGGGGAGCGGGTCGTCTGTTTCTGAGGTTCAGGTGTCTCTCCGTCGAACCATCGTGGAACTTCATGTGAAGTTGCCGTACTACAGTCCTGCTGGCACATATCGAGTCACTGTCCAGTCCAACAGGAACGCACCGGCTCTCCGCGATGTGAATGCCAACGCGGAGGTAAACGGACCCCATGCCGATCTACATGTGACGCTCGATCTCCGTGACCTGCGTGCAGGTAAATATCTCCTCGGCACGAGGCATGATGGAGAGATGACTTACTATTACCCCCTGTCCTTGAATTGATCCGAGGCGTCATCGGTCATGCACACATGAGAGAGTTCTGCTCGATCAGTTTCGCGGCACGGTCGAGTCTCCGCGCCAACGTTCTCGCATAGCTCTGGGATAGCGGGCGGTCAGGACCAGTCATTGTCAACCACTCTGGTCGACAGCAAAGGTCACAGGTCACTGCGATCAGCGGTACAAGTGTGAAAGCTGTCTCGATGTCTGCAGCAGGGATCAGTTCAGCCCATTGGCTGCGGTACAGCTCCGAGAGCCGATGGACATGGCCGCACGCTCCACCGGTCTGCAGGAGTTGAAGACGCAGCT
This DNA window, taken from Acidicapsa ligni, encodes the following:
- a CDS encoding sigma-70 RNA polymerase sigma factor region 4 domain-containing protein; protein product: MFSPSPSDLIWAIGFAPQSRWIAPVVRAAVRGAWPEAQQIAHNQLGDETLAPELMEIAIQQTAEYLADSPPIEVEAAQVHLERFYRNAVRRRKRANQRLSFRGTANDIEFLLPPTKSFEDEVEAEIDLDTILDETPQDLRHAMLMRFGARSSWKDVSVESSKSIDAIRMGCHREIDRIRRRLGIRVRGRKR